In Leuconostoc kimchii IMSNU 11154, the DNA window AAAAGAAGGCGTTATTCTGATAGCACCAACATGGAGAAATGGCATATGGGGTGAAGCCGACAGTTTGGACGTTAAAAAGCAAAAGCTTATAGAAACAGAATTTTTTAAAAAATGGCAAGAATTACTGCTTGATCCACGTCTTGAAAAACTCGTAGAAACTGGAAATGAAATACTTTGGTTACCACATCCTCATTTTAGAGAAGTTGATAGTGCATTTGAAATACCTAATTACGTTAGAGAAGTTAGAACTGATGAGCGTTATGTAGATATTCTTAAATACTCGGATACACTGGTTACTGATTTTTCATCTATTTATTTTGATATGGCGTATCAAAATAAGCCAACAATATATTACCAATTTGATTCTGGAAATGTTAATAATAAAGCAGGTTATTTTGATTTCGAGACAATGGGCTTTGGCCCGGTATTCGAAAATTTGGACGGAACTATGGATCAACTGCAGATGATTTCTAAAAATGGATTTAGCATAAATGCACACTATATGGAACGTATTCAAAATTTCTTTAAGTATGTTGATAATGATAGTTCTGAACGTCTGGCAGTTGAGGTAGAGAGCTTAGTTAAATATAAGCTTGAACAGGAAGCTACTATGTATAGTGACGAACAATTGTCAGAAGTTTTTAGTGGCGCAGTTTCAAGTATTTCGTTAAAGGTTGAAAAAGCGCAAAATAAGTCTAAGCTTAACTTTAAAAAAGCACGTAAATATGTTAAGAATCATCTTAAAAATGATTCCTTATCATATAAAATGGCTAAACTAGTATATAGTAAAGTCAAGTAGGGGTGAAAACAGTGACTATAGAAAAGTTAGATCTTATTCGCGAATGGCATCCACAGTTTGAATCTGAAAAAATTGAAGTTACAACGCATTCATCGCAATCTATGATGCAACTAGCACGACAAAATGATGTAATTCATCAGAAATATTTGGAATTATTACATCATGATTTCATGTTAGGTGAGCATAAGGATGGCGTTTCGTTCTTTATGCAACGTAGCAAATGGACATGGATGCGCAAAGATATTTTGAAAAAACATGGTATATTTTATACAGTCGAATTACCGGATATTAAGTATCGAAATATGCCTGATAATAATTTAGTTGTTATCTTTTCCTTTTTTGGAACTGATAGTTCCAACGCTGGATTGAGAACGTTTCCTGAATATTTTCCGGATATTCAAAAAAACATTAAAAAAGGGACAACTATTTTAAGAATAATGGACTTTAATTTATCCCATGGCAGTTTTTATTTGAATACTGTTAACTATCCAGATTTTGAAACTAACATACAAAAAGTAATCCGTTCAGTAATTTCTGAAAAAAATATAGATGATGGCAACGTTGTGTTATTAGGTAGTTCTAAGGGGGGAACAGGTGCACTATATCATGGCTTAATGGGAAATTGGAAAAGT includes these proteins:
- a CDS encoding XcbB/CpsF family capsular polysaccharide biosynthesis protein; the protein is MTIEKLDLIREWHPQFESEKIEVTTHSSQSMMQLARQNDVIHQKYLELLHHDFMLGEHKDGVSFFMQRSKWTWMRKDILKKHGIFYTVELPDIKYRNMPDNNLVVIFSFFGTDSSNAGLRTFPEYFPDIQKNIKKGTTILRIMDFNLSHGSFYLNTVNYPDFETNIQKVIRSVISEKNIDDGNVVLLGSSKGGTGALYHGLMGNWKSLSIDPITNDNFFVNEKKDWHFMIGSRELDFVPEMKQLAKIGNRQAIVVGDSMVPETFKDLERLNGSRRIKIYDTKNPLAYMHSLVGPSAKIEMVTLLNLLLDSQLSKWVSQLGEQNE